From one Deltaproteobacteria bacterium genomic stretch:
- a CDS encoding VWA domain-containing protein — protein MIDTQAVTRSLPLVASVLGRKYGVKIEISGSDAYTNGETIHLPALPVDIPDTFLALARGYLDHEAAHIRDTDFHALKQAGLSPLEMHVWNTIEDWRVENRLAEVFPGCRGNFNWLIKHVFGSGQPNCAAPSAADILNWILLHVRCWDVPELSGARDSLAAQVDSQFPDVRGQIEVILGNVRRNCRTTQDAIDAARQIVRVLKQAASPDQPEQPDAAQNGPEAGGLSGASIEDEHGAREQDGATSDSDPQSDEQGGAPRQFPEAGDQDTADSDNIPDTPSGDHSQEPGEDTSPSQQGSDKGIDTDPKQGVGSDLAKEARQKLGALLGAGENELPPTLGSILSATLEDASRQDATPNTITVAVQTTKQGSPFTGDDIKDATLASVALRTRLSALLQTAVEARTALGRKGRLDTRSLHRLAVSDPRVFRRNQHRQGIDTAVHVLLDCSGSMVRKIRLACTSCYALGKALQAMGINVAITAFPADHLPDGSYSTVAPMVRHGQRVHASLDLSPAGGTPMGEALWWTMQDMLTLKENRKIILIVTDGSPDSTECAVKAITVAEATGFEVYGIGIGSDCIASLLPRNSRTIQNLAELSPAMFGVLQQALIP, from the coding sequence ATGATCGATACACAGGCCGTCACACGCTCACTGCCCCTGGTGGCAAGCGTGCTCGGCAGAAAATACGGAGTGAAGATCGAGATCAGTGGGAGCGATGCCTACACCAATGGCGAGACTATCCACTTGCCAGCGCTGCCCGTGGACATCCCCGACACATTCCTGGCCCTTGCACGCGGGTATCTCGACCACGAGGCCGCACATATCCGCGACACTGACTTCCATGCCTTGAAGCAGGCCGGGCTTTCCCCACTTGAGATGCACGTGTGGAACACCATCGAAGATTGGCGCGTTGAAAACAGACTGGCGGAAGTATTTCCCGGGTGCAGGGGTAACTTCAACTGGCTTATCAAGCATGTCTTCGGCTCGGGGCAGCCGAACTGTGCAGCTCCTTCCGCAGCCGACATCCTGAACTGGATACTGCTTCACGTCAGGTGCTGGGATGTGCCCGAACTCTCGGGGGCCAGGGACAGCCTGGCGGCGCAGGTCGACAGTCAGTTTCCAGATGTCCGTGGCCAGATAGAGGTCATTCTGGGGAACGTGCGCAGAAACTGCCGCACAACTCAGGACGCCATCGATGCCGCCCGTCAGATAGTGCGCGTTCTGAAGCAGGCAGCCAGTCCCGATCAGCCCGAACAACCCGACGCAGCCCAGAACGGGCCAGAAGCAGGTGGGCTGAGTGGGGCCTCGATTGAGGATGAACATGGGGCCAGAGAACAGGACGGCGCTACGAGTGATTCCGATCCCCAATCAGACGAACAGGGCGGTGCTCCCCGCCAGTTCCCCGAAGCAGGCGATCAGGACACGGCTGACAGTGATAACATACCGGACACTCCATCCGGCGATCACTCGCAGGAACCAGGCGAAGACACCTCGCCAAGCCAGCAGGGGTCAGACAAAGGGATTGATACCGATCCCAAACAGGGCGTTGGCTCCGACCTTGCCAAGGAAGCCAGACAAAAACTCGGCGCCCTGCTCGGAGCCGGGGAGAACGAACTGCCTCCCACTCTCGGTTCGATCCTCTCTGCTACACTTGAAGACGCGTCCCGACAGGATGCCACCCCAAACACCATTACCGTGGCAGTCCAGACCACGAAGCAAGGCAGCCCCTTCACAGGCGACGACATTAAGGATGCTACCCTTGCTTCCGTAGCCCTGCGCACCCGACTGTCCGCGCTGCTGCAGACGGCGGTGGAAGCCAGGACCGCCCTCGGCCGCAAGGGGAGGCTCGATACGCGGAGCCTGCATCGCTTGGCCGTGTCGGATCCCCGCGTGTTCCGCAGAAATCAGCATCGCCAGGGCATCGACACGGCCGTGCATGTGCTCCTGGACTGCTCGGGCTCCATGGTCCGTAAAATCCGTCTGGCCTGCACATCCTGTTACGCCCTGGGCAAGGCCCTACAAGCCATGGGCATAAACGTGGCCATCACGGCCTTTCCTGCCGACCATCTGCCGGACGGTTCGTACTCCACCGTGGCCCCCATGGTCAGGCATGGCCAGCGGGTACATGCGTCCCTCGACCTCTCACCTGCCGGGGGCACCCCCATGGGCGAGGCCCTGTGGTGGACGATGCAGGACATGCTCACCCTCAAAGAGAATCGCAAGATCATCCTTATCGTCACCGACGGGAGCCCCGACAGCACCGAGTGCGCCGTGAAAGCCATCACCGTGGCCGAAGCGACGGGTTTTGAGGTGTACGGCATCGGCATCGGCTCCGACTGCATCGCAAGTCTTCTGCCCCGAAACAGCAGGACCATCCAGAACCTGGCCGAACTGAGCCCCGCAATGTTCGGGGTGCTTCAGCAAGCCCTTATCCCTTGA
- a CDS encoding DUF3150 domain-containing protein: protein MNTQTDIKVLNSLLALHLEVNIWTARKKLSPEDFAGATLPPEDLASLGSKRICDPESLSIFGTLKSRAVSLLDRHGVRFLGGWAIPENQADDIVTELRQIQDDFNAARDAFLDSYDQSVRDWITKHSGWEQIIADSTVSADYVRSRMGFTWKVYRIVPPDPADTITAGLAEEVESLGQTLFGEISKAATEAWHKCFAGKTEITRKALSPLKTIHQKLTGLSFVEPRVAPVAELIQTAFESLPKRGRIDGANLLMLQGLVSLLRDAEGLVEHGQMVIDGTTSRDVLDLLLVNDDRVEAMPVPEDIARVHVIPPAQAVLPNWGLW, encoded by the coding sequence ATGAACACGCAAACTGATATCAAGGTCCTGAACAGCCTGCTGGCCCTGCACCTTGAGGTGAACATATGGACGGCCCGCAAGAAACTGAGCCCCGAGGACTTTGCAGGGGCTACGCTTCCCCCAGAGGACTTGGCGTCGCTCGGCAGCAAGCGCATCTGCGACCCGGAGAGCTTGAGCATCTTCGGAACGCTCAAGTCCAGGGCCGTGAGCCTGCTTGACCGGCACGGCGTGCGCTTTCTGGGAGGATGGGCCATTCCTGAAAACCAGGCGGACGACATCGTCACAGAATTGCGGCAGATCCAGGACGACTTCAATGCAGCCAGAGACGCGTTCCTGGACAGCTACGACCAGTCAGTCCGCGACTGGATAACCAAGCACTCGGGCTGGGAGCAGATCATTGCCGACTCCACGGTCAGTGCCGACTATGTCCGCAGCCGCATGGGATTCACCTGGAAGGTCTACCGCATCGTACCGCCAGACCCTGCCGACACGATTACGGCCGGACTTGCCGAGGAAGTTGAAAGCCTTGGCCAGACCCTCTTCGGTGAAATCTCCAAGGCGGCCACCGAAGCCTGGCACAAATGCTTTGCCGGAAAGACCGAGATCACCAGAAAGGCCCTCTCTCCCCTGAAAACCATTCATCAGAAGCTGACGGGCCTGAGCTTCGTCGAACCCCGGGTTGCACCGGTCGCGGAACTCATTCAGACCGCGTTCGAGAGCCTGCCCAAGCGAGGCAGGATCGACGGCGCGAACCTACTCATGCTGCAGGGGCTCGTATCTCTGCTTCGGGACGCGGAGGGACTTGTCGAACACGGCCAGATGGTCATCGACGGGACAACCTCACGGGATGTTCTGGATCTGCTGCTGGTCAACGACGACAGAGTTGAAGCCATGCCTGTCCCTGAGGACATAGCCCGGGTCCACGTCATCCCACCTGCCCAGGCGGTGCTACCCAACTGGGGTCTGTGGTGA
- a CDS encoding ATP-binding protein — protein MFRPAQRSAAKLRLALCGPSGSGKTYSALRIAKGLGGRIALIDTERGSGELYAGLCAYDVAQLTPPYTPARYIEAINAAEKAGYDIVIIDSLSHAWSGPGGVLEMQDQAAKALKNSFAAWREITPEHNRLVDTLLQTNLHVIVTMRTKTAYEVQQDGGKTKVVKVGLAPVQREGLEYEFTVVLDLSIDGHVASSTKDRTGLFDGQHFVPNEDVGVRLGSWLLGDAPQVDVGELNPGVPERLKRELAGLGLADLVMPYEEYVRSKYGLASIREMSATQVEEQAVILGQCRARPVRRKQFEKMLTRLNSSNI, from the coding sequence ATGTTTCGACCAGCACAAAGAAGCGCGGCCAAGCTCCGCCTGGCACTGTGCGGCCCCTCGGGGTCGGGCAAAACCTATTCGGCCCTGCGCATCGCCAAGGGACTCGGCGGCAGGATAGCCCTTATCGACACCGAGCGCGGCAGCGGCGAACTGTACGCGGGCCTCTGCGCCTACGACGTCGCCCAACTGACCCCGCCGTACACCCCTGCTCGGTACATCGAGGCCATCAACGCAGCCGAGAAGGCCGGGTACGACATCGTCATCATCGACAGCCTGAGTCACGCCTGGTCGGGACCTGGCGGAGTTCTTGAGATGCAGGACCAAGCCGCCAAGGCCCTGAAGAACAGTTTCGCCGCCTGGCGAGAGATCACCCCGGAGCACAACCGCCTGGTGGACACGCTCCTGCAGACGAACCTCCACGTTATCGTGACCATGCGGACGAAGACCGCTTACGAGGTCCAACAGGATGGTGGCAAAACGAAGGTCGTGAAGGTCGGGCTGGCCCCTGTGCAGCGCGAAGGCCTGGAGTACGAGTTCACGGTCGTGCTGGACCTCTCCATCGACGGCCATGTGGCGTCTTCGACCAAGGATCGAACCGGGCTCTTTGACGGCCAGCACTTCGTGCCGAACGAGGATGTCGGGGTGAGGCTTGGGAGCTGGCTGCTCGGCGATGCCCCACAGGTCGACGTCGGGGAGCTAAACCCCGGGGTTCCGGAGCGCCTGAAGCGAGAACTGGCGGGGCTTGGGCTGGCTGACCTGGTCATGCCTTACGAGGAGTATGTCCGCTCGAAGTACGGGCTGGCCTCGATCAGGGAGATGTCTGCCACGCAGGTTGAGGAGCAGGCGGTAATTCTGGGGCAGTGCAGGGCTAGGCCGGTGCGGAG